The proteins below are encoded in one region of Leptotrichia sp. oral taxon 218:
- a CDS encoding aminopeptidase, with the protein MNNFEEKLNKYAEVIVKIGANVQKGQKVWVNCTTDALPLVYKVTELAYKEGASDVHVKLTDDKVSRLHAEYQSKEDYSHIPQWAIDERNDYLDNNVVFIHILSSSPNLFAGIDPEKLGALAKNAGEAYKHYRTCIMTDVNSWTIASYPSVDWAKLVFPDETDTDVAQEKLLDAILKTVRVDKADPVKAWEEHRNNLNEKAEFLNSKNFVALHYTSKGTDLTVGLPKNHIWVAAGSVNAKGADFLPNMPTEEVFTAGDRDRVDGYVSNKKPLSYQGNIIDKFKLTFKDGKVVDFEAEEGYDILKQLLDTDEGSRRIGEVALVPNDSPISNSGFLYYQTLFDENASNHLALGAAYPTNVKNGTKMTEEELIKAHINQSISHVDFMIGDAEMDIDGILEDGTRVPVFRKGNWAF; encoded by the coding sequence ATGAACAACTTTGAAGAAAAATTAAATAAATATGCAGAAGTAATTGTAAAAATTGGAGCAAATGTTCAAAAAGGACAGAAAGTTTGGGTAAATTGTACGACTGATGCGTTGCCATTGGTTTACAAAGTTACAGAATTAGCTTATAAAGAGGGAGCGAGTGATGTTCATGTTAAATTGACAGATGATAAAGTGTCGAGACTTCATGCTGAATACCAGTCGAAAGAAGATTATTCTCACATTCCTCAATGGGCGATTGACGAGAGAAATGATTATCTTGATAATAATGTAGTGTTTATCCACATTTTAAGTAGTTCTCCAAATTTATTTGCAGGAATTGATCCAGAAAAATTAGGAGCATTGGCAAAAAATGCGGGAGAAGCCTACAAACATTACAGAACATGTATTATGACGGATGTAAATTCATGGACGATTGCAAGTTATCCTTCAGTAGATTGGGCAAAACTTGTATTCCCAGACGAAACAGATACCGATGTTGCACAGGAAAAATTGCTTGATGCAATATTGAAAACTGTAAGAGTTGATAAAGCTGATCCAGTTAAGGCTTGGGAAGAACATAGAAATAATTTGAATGAAAAAGCTGAATTTTTGAATAGCAAAAATTTCGTGGCACTTCACTATACTTCTAAAGGAACTGATTTGACAGTTGGGCTTCCTAAAAATCATATTTGGGTGGCAGCTGGAAGTGTTAATGCGAAAGGAGCTGATTTCTTGCCTAATATGCCGACAGAGGAAGTGTTTACAGCTGGAGACCGAGATCGTGTAGATGGTTATGTTTCTAATAAAAAACCACTTTCGTATCAAGGAAACATTATTGACAAATTCAAATTGACTTTTAAAGATGGAAAAGTTGTAGATTTTGAAGCAGAAGAAGGTTACGACATTTTGAAACAGTTGCTTGATACTGATGAAGGTTCGAGAAGAATAGGAGAAGTTGCTCTTGTGCCAAATGATTCGCCTATTTCAAATTCAGGATTTCTTTATTATCAAACATTATTTGACGAAAATGCCTCAAACCACTTAGCATTAGGTGCTGCATACCCGACTAATGTAAAAAATGGAACAAAAATGACAGAAGAAGAATTAATAAAAGCTCATATTAATCAATCAATTTCACATGTCGATTTTATGATTGGTGATGCTGAAATGGATATTGACGGAATTTTGGAAGATGGAACTAGAGTTCCTGTATTTAGAAAAGGAAATTGGGCGTTTTAA
- a CDS encoding glycosyltransferase translates to MRVGIFTDTYRPQVNGVVSSITTLEKELRKKGHKVYIITTTDPEAKEVEPNVLRIPSIEFKPAPQYRLGLVYSAKIIKKISKLDLDVIHCQTEWGVGTFARFVATKLEIPLIHTYHTLYEYYGHYILEIT, encoded by the coding sequence ATGAGAGTAGGTATATTTACTGATACATACAGACCGCAAGTGAACGGAGTTGTAAGCTCAATTACAACTCTTGAAAAAGAGCTTAGAAAAAAAGGACATAAAGTTTATATCATAACGACAACTGATCCCGAGGCAAAAGAAGTTGAACCCAATGTTTTAAGAATTCCAAGCATAGAGTTTAAACCTGCGCCACAATATAGATTAGGACTTGTCTATTCTGCAAAGATTATAAAAAAAATAAGCAAATTGGATCTTGATGTAATTCATTGCCAAACAGAATGGGGAGTTGGAACATTTGCAAGATTTGTTGCAACAAAACTTGAAATTCCATTAATTCACACTTATCACACCTTGTATGAATATTACGGACATTACATTTTGGAAATCACTTAA
- the rsmI gene encoding 16S rRNA (cytidine(1402)-2'-O)-methyltransferase produces MFYVVGTPIGNLEDLTFRAKKVLEEVDYIFAEDTRVTKRLLSHYEIEKTVYQYHEHNKLHQIQNVINLLKDNKNIALVTDAGTPCISDPGFELVNEILKNDLKVVGIPGASSIVTGASISGLDMRRMAYEGFLPKKKGRQTLFNKLKDEERTIVILESPNRILKTLKDVREYLGERYVVITRELTKIYEEIIRGNVSQIIEKLEEKPIKGEIVLFIRAINDDGIYFKNKDK; encoded by the coding sequence ATGTTTTATGTTGTTGGTACACCAATTGGAAATTTAGAAGATTTGACTTTTCGAGCTAAAAAAGTGTTAGAAGAAGTCGATTATATCTTTGCTGAAGATACGAGAGTTACAAAAAGACTGCTTTCACATTATGAAATAGAAAAAACGGTGTACCAATATCATGAACACAATAAGTTACACCAAATTCAAAATGTAATAAATTTATTAAAAGACAATAAAAATATTGCATTAGTTACTGATGCTGGAACTCCTTGCATTTCAGACCCTGGTTTTGAGTTAGTAAATGAAATTTTAAAAAATGACTTAAAAGTTGTGGGAATTCCAGGAGCTTCTTCAATTGTGACAGGAGCAAGTATTTCAGGCCTTGATATGAGAAGAATGGCTTATGAAGGATTTTTGCCGAAAAAAAAGGGAAGACAGACACTTTTTAATAAATTAAAAGATGAAGAGCGGACAATTGTCATTTTGGAATCACCAAATAGGATTTTAAAGACATTAAAAGATGTTAGAGAATATTTAGGTGAAAGATATGTTGTCATAACGAGAGAGCTTACAAAAATTTATGAAGAAATTATTAGAGGAAATGTTTCACAAATTATTGAAAAATTAGAAGAAAAGCCAATAAAAGGTGAAATTGTCTTGTTTATTCGAGCAATTAACGACGACGGAATTTATTTTAAAAATAAAGATAAATAA
- the ylqF gene encoding ribosome biogenesis GTPase YlqF produces MNINWYPGHMKKTKDLIVENLKLVDIVIEILDARIPIASKNPDISKLAKNKEKIIILNKVDLIDTKELKKWENYFISNDLSEYFVALSCEKGTNFGELRKIINKIYEAKLEKMKKKGLRKTVVRAMIVGIPNVGKSRFINKFVNKNKARVGNTPGFTRGKQWIRIDEKLELLDTPGVLWPKFEDENVAYNLAITGSIKDNVLPIEQVTLKFLEKLKKLNKIENLIKSYNLEKYFENTNIYEMENHEILGILETRLGISKADEHDYSIVSKRLLKDYRMGKIGKFFLEEF; encoded by the coding sequence ATGAATATAAACTGGTATCCAGGACATATGAAAAAAACAAAAGATTTGATAGTTGAAAATCTTAAATTGGTTGATATCGTGATAGAAATTTTAGATGCTAGAATTCCTATTGCAAGTAAAAATCCTGATATTTCAAAACTTGCCAAAAATAAAGAAAAGATTATTATTTTAAACAAAGTCGATTTGATTGACACAAAAGAATTAAAAAAGTGGGAAAACTATTTTATTTCTAATGACCTTTCAGAATATTTTGTAGCTTTGAGCTGCGAAAAAGGGACAAATTTTGGCGAACTGAGAAAAATTATTAATAAAATTTATGAAGCTAAACTTGAAAAGATGAAAAAAAAGGGACTTAGAAAAACTGTCGTTCGAGCAATGATAGTTGGAATTCCAAATGTCGGAAAATCACGATTTATAAATAAATTTGTAAACAAAAACAAAGCTCGTGTCGGAAATACTCCAGGTTTTACTCGTGGAAAACAATGGATAAGAATTGATGAAAAATTGGAACTTTTGGATACGCCAGGAGTTTTGTGGCCAAAATTTGAAGACGAAAATGTGGCTTATAATCTTGCAATTACTGGTTCAATTAAAGATAATGTGCTTCCAATAGAGCAAGTTACATTAAAATTTTTGGAAAAATTAAAAAAATTAAATAAAATTGAAAATTTGATAAAGTCGTATAATTTGGAAAAATATTTTGAAAATACTAATATTTATGAGATGGAAAATCACGAAATTTTGGGTATTTTGGAAACTAGGCTTGGAATTTCAAAAGCTGATGAACACGATTACAGCATTGTTTCTAAACGACTTTTAAAGGATTATCGAATGGGAAAAATAGGGAAATTTTTCTTGGAAGAATTTTAA
- a CDS encoding glycosyltransferase family 4 protein, with protein sequence MIVVKVLLYSEGKNSFSKSGVGQALNHQIEALGENDVEVTLNKEDSYDLVHINTIGIKSYEMLKEAKKLNKPVIFHTHTTYEDFRGSIKGSYFLSPIIKFWAKKLYNAADYLISPSEYTKNLIKSKYLEEDKEIRVISNGVNTKKFKKSEELKKKFLDEYKNIYDIKKPLIITAGLPFERKGIRDFVEIVNKCSDYQFLWFGSSSVKSMLPKRIQDIIENPPKNLIFPGYVEKDILIGAFSAAKAFLFTTYEENEGIVVLETFSAELPLVVRDIPVYNDWIEDGKSCFKAKDNEEFCKKIKNIVENKVENLDDIIKNAHNVACERDLKIIGAKYKKYYEDVLNNFK encoded by the coding sequence ATGATAGTAGTGAAAGTTTTACTTTATTCAGAGGGGAAAAATTCATTCAGCAAATCAGGCGTTGGGCAAGCCCTAAATCATCAGATAGAAGCCCTTGGAGAAAATGATGTCGAAGTTACATTAAATAAAGAGGATAGCTATGATTTAGTTCATATAAATACAATTGGAATAAAGTCTTATGAGATGTTAAAAGAAGCAAAAAAATTAAATAAACCTGTTATTTTTCATACTCATACAACTTATGAAGATTTTCGTGGAAGTATAAAAGGTAGTTATTTTCTGTCGCCAATAATAAAATTTTGGGCAAAAAAATTATACAATGCTGCCGATTATTTAATTTCTCCGTCAGAATATACCAAAAATTTGATAAAGTCTAAATATTTGGAAGAAGACAAAGAAATAAGAGTTATTTCAAATGGTGTAAATACAAAAAAATTTAAAAAAAGTGAAGAATTAAAGAAAAAATTTTTAGACGAATATAAAAATATTTATGACATAAAAAAACCGCTTATAATCACAGCAGGACTCCCTTTTGAGCGAAAAGGAATAAGAGATTTTGTAGAAATTGTAAATAAATGCAGCGATTATCAGTTTTTATGGTTTGGCTCGTCAAGTGTAAAATCAATGCTTCCAAAAAGAATTCAAGATATAATTGAAAATCCGCCCAAAAATTTGATTTTTCCAGGATATGTAGAAAAAGACATCTTAATTGGTGCTTTTAGTGCAGCAAAAGCATTTTTATTCACAACCTATGAAGAAAATGAAGGGATTGTCGTACTTGAAACTTTTTCAGCAGAACTTCCTTTGGTTGTAAGGGACATTCCCGTTTACAATGATTGGATTGAAGACGGCAAAAGTTGTTTTAAAGCTAAGGATAACGAAGAATTCTGTAAAAAAATAAAAAATATTGTGGAAAATAAAGTTGAAAATTTGGACGATATTATTAAAAATGCACATAATGTAGCTTGTGAGAGAGATTTAAAAATTATTGGAGCAAAATATAAAAAATATTATGAAGATGTGTTAAATAATTTTAAATAA
- a CDS encoding glycosyltransferase encodes MAAAISKFYCERCNELIVPTRKVAVILKSYGIKKEPNIIPTGIYVDKFYRENYTDEDREFIRESFGVEKDDFLCVYVGRVAQEKSIDVLIDMFSKIADPKCKFMIVGKSYGDTGDKLKEQAKKLGILDRVIFVGEVPHEKVAIYYQIGEVFLNASISETQGLTFVEAMVAKVPVNARYDLNLEDLLVENEAGLVYRNEEEFIKNIKKLKEDTEFRKKMIEKAFTVSMDYTAENFGNRVEALYKKTIEEYDSSESFTLFRGEKFIQQIRRWASPKSSDRSPWRK; translated from the coding sequence GTGGCAGCTGCGATAAGTAAATTTTACTGTGAAAGATGTAACGAGTTAATTGTTCCTACAAGAAAAGTTGCTGTAATACTTAAATCTTATGGAATAAAAAAAGAGCCAAATATAATTCCAACTGGAATTTATGTCGATAAATTTTATCGTGAAAATTACACTGATGAAGACAGAGAATTTATAAGAGAAAGTTTTGGAGTTGAAAAAGACGACTTTTTGTGTGTCTATGTCGGAAGAGTGGCGCAAGAAAAAAGTATTGATGTGCTAATCGACATGTTTTCTAAAATTGCCGATCCAAAATGTAAATTTATGATTGTTGGAAAAAGTTACGGAGATACAGGCGATAAGTTAAAAGAACAAGCTAAAAAACTTGGAATTTTAGACAGAGTTATTTTCGTGGGAGAGGTTCCGCATGAAAAAGTTGCGATTTATTATCAAATTGGAGAAGTTTTTTTAAATGCGAGTATTTCAGAAACGCAAGGACTTACATTTGTCGAAGCTATGGTAGCAAAAGTACCTGTCAATGCAAGATACGACTTAAATTTGGAAGATTTACTTGTGGAAAACGAAGCTGGGCTTGTTTACAGAAATGAAGAAGAATTTATTAAAAATATAAAAAAATTAAAAGAAGATACAGAATTTAGAAAAAAAATGATAGAAAAAGCTTTTACAGTTTCTATGGATTATACAGCCGAAAATTTTGGAAACCGTGTGGAAGCACTTTATAAAAAAACGATAGAGGAGTATGATAGTAGTGAAAGTTTTACTTTATTCAGAGGGGAAAAATTCATTCAGCAAATCAGGCGTTGGGCAAGCCCTAAATCATCAGATAGAAGCCCTTGGAGAAAATGA
- the galE gene encoding UDP-glucose 4-epimerase GalE, translating into MKTILVPGGAGYIGSHTVLDLIKKGFNPIIVDDFSNSSKKVITILEEVSGEKINFYEMDIKNKEGLRKIFRENKIDAVINFAGFKAVGESVEKPLMYYDNNLFGMITLLEVMKEFNVKNIVFSSSATVYGVSEKVPFVETDPMGEVTNPYGRTKVIIEHILMDLAKSDNTWNIIALRYFNPLGAHESGRIGEDPNGIPNNLSPYITQVAVGKLEKLHIFGNDYDTPDGTCIRDFIHVNDLAAGHSAALNYLFNNENLGFDAINLGSEKGYSVLEILSNFEKAVGKEIPYVIDGRRAGDIAVCYADASKAKKLLNWEAKYTIEDMCRDSWNWQKKNPNGFKD; encoded by the coding sequence ATGAAAACTATTTTAGTTCCTGGTGGAGCAGGATATATCGGTTCGCACACTGTGTTAGATTTGATTAAAAAAGGATTTAATCCTATTATAGTGGATGATTTTAGTAATTCTAGCAAAAAAGTTATTACAATTTTAGAAGAAGTTTCTGGAGAAAAAATAAATTTTTATGAAATGGATATAAAGAATAAAGAAGGTTTGAGAAAAATTTTTAGAGAAAATAAAATTGACGCAGTTATTAATTTTGCAGGATTTAAGGCAGTGGGTGAATCTGTAGAAAAACCACTAATGTATTATGATAACAATTTATTTGGAATGATTACTTTACTTGAAGTAATGAAAGAATTTAATGTAAAAAATATCGTATTTAGTTCATCAGCTACTGTTTACGGTGTTTCTGAAAAAGTACCTTTTGTAGAAACTGATCCAATGGGAGAAGTTACAAATCCTTATGGACGTACAAAAGTAATAATCGAACATATTTTAATGGATTTGGCAAAATCTGACAATACTTGGAATATAATTGCTCTTAGATATTTCAATCCATTAGGTGCTCATGAAAGCGGAAGAATTGGAGAAGATCCAAACGGAATTCCAAACAATCTTTCACCTTATATAACTCAAGTTGCAGTTGGAAAATTGGAAAAATTACATATTTTTGGAAATGATTATGATACTCCAGATGGAACTTGCATAAGAGATTTCATTCATGTGAATGATTTGGCGGCAGGACATTCAGCAGCATTAAATTATTTATTTAATAATGAAAATCTTGGTTTTGATGCGATAAATTTAGGAAGTGAAAAAGGTTACAGCGTTCTTGAAATTTTAAGTAATTTTGAAAAAGCTGTTGGAAAAGAAATTCCTTATGTGATTGACGGAAGAAGAGCTGGAGATATTGCAGTCTGTTATGCAGATGCTTCAAAAGCTAAAAAATTATTAAATTGGGAAGCAAAATATACAATTGAAGATATGTGCCGTGATTCTTGGAATTGGCAAAAGAAAAATCCAAATGGATTTAAAGATTAA